From Fibrobacter sp. UWB13, the proteins below share one genomic window:
- a CDS encoding class I SAM-dependent RNA methyltransferase — MSDALEKRIKKHIIGKPHRFLAVSPLGFEQTLSRELEIILGESATEQPHATGDGKVEFATKLTEAWKVVAVSRIANRVLMEVASFKAENFRELEKKASEIPWELYLPCHPERSNASCEVEGSINIHVTCKHSRLYHSDAIAERLYKIIEGVSVPLASADTASATPSAGTPRNAPSQYENRSIQQNLYVNFLDDRCTIWLDLAGEELYKRGFERFVNDAPLKETIASAMIFEAIEILRLRAPRSAQDDTSHPRSITLIDLMSGSGTFSLEAACIANKIIPGTCRDFALKHQPAFKEATWNFITRSVTQNDTRGDTSTSVTLNEVKGPVKSYNATKHPIIAKILTSDISERAVNIIKHNIECSPLAQIAPNENTPTITPQLHDFFSYTAKEIADACGDSSPILVLNPPYGKRLDFDAPKLYTQIGKKLTELARDLHHLGKTLTVAILAPKDDTRDGAKYTCTANLLRECPALSREHSTTAKVIQTSHGGFSLNAFFATI; from the coding sequence ATGAGTGACGCTCTCGAAAAACGCATCAAGAAACACATCATCGGAAAACCGCACCGCTTTTTAGCCGTTTCTCCGCTTGGTTTCGAACAAACTCTTTCGAGAGAATTAGAAATCATTTTAGGCGAAAGCGCAACGGAACAGCCACACGCCACTGGGGACGGCAAAGTCGAATTTGCCACAAAACTCACTGAAGCGTGGAAAGTCGTCGCTGTAAGCCGCATCGCAAACCGCGTGCTCATGGAAGTCGCCAGTTTCAAAGCCGAAAACTTCCGCGAACTCGAAAAGAAAGCAAGCGAAATTCCTTGGGAACTTTACCTTCCGTGTCATCCTGAGCGGAGCAACGCTAGTTGCGAAGTCGAAGGATCTATAAACATCCACGTTACTTGCAAGCATTCCCGCCTGTACCACAGCGACGCCATCGCCGAACGTTTATATAAAATAATAGAAGGGGTAAGTGTCCCCCTCGCTTCTGCCGACACGGCATCCGCTACCCCCTCTGCGGGGACACCCCGCAACGCCCCGTCGCAATACGAGAATCGCAGCATTCAACAAAATCTCTACGTCAACTTTCTTGACGACCGCTGCACCATCTGGCTTGACCTCGCCGGCGAAGAACTCTACAAGCGCGGTTTTGAGCGATTCGTGAACGACGCTCCGCTCAAAGAAACCATCGCCTCCGCGATGATTTTTGAAGCAATAGAGATCCTTCGACTTCGCGCTCCGCGCTCCGCTCAGGATGACACAAGCCATCCGCGAAGCATCACCCTTATCGACCTCATGTCCGGCAGTGGCACGTTCAGCCTCGAAGCCGCCTGCATTGCAAACAAAATCATTCCCGGCACATGCCGCGATTTTGCACTAAAGCACCAGCCCGCCTTCAAAGAAGCCACCTGGAATTTTATAACGCGAAGCGTCACCCAGAACGATACAAGAGGCGATACATCAACATCCGTCACCCTGAACGAAGTGAAGGGTCCAGTAAAGTCTTACAATGCGACAAAGCATCCCATCATCGCAAAAATCCTCACGAGCGACATTTCCGAACGCGCGGTAAACATCATCAAGCACAACATCGAATGTAGCCCGCTCGCACAAATCGCGCCGAACGAAAACACGCCCACAATTACTCCGCAACTCCACGACTTTTTCAGCTACACCGCCAAAGAAATTGCAGATGCCTGCGGCGACTCCTCGCCCATTCTCGTGCTAAACCCACCCTACGGCAAGCGCCTCGATTTTGACGCCCCAAAGCTTTACACGCAAATCGGCAAAAAGCTAACGGAACTCGCCCGAGACTTACACCATTTGGGCAAAACGCTCACAGTCGCCATCCTCGCCCCGAAAGATGACACCCGCGACGGCGCCAAGTACACCTGCACAGCAAACCTTTTGCGCGAATGCCCCGCCCTTTCGAGAGAACATTCCACAACCGCCAAGGTCATCCAAACAAGCCATGGTGGCTTTAGCCTCAACGCCTTCTTTGCAACAATCTAG
- a CDS encoding PD40 domain-containing protein, translated as MIMKKFVLISAIGFLAASAFAAQGAPMGASVDPTPEEQKALDALKGKLEGAIVWSTSRANSLHDIWIMNADGTNARALTKSNNVDWFPRVAPDGSKVLFNRSKAGWVPENDANYPEKWDLWTVGIDGTNETKIVENATWGTWRPDGKSIVFSRAGKVFTMDLASKKETLVLDGEKAFKKAGVILQEPNMSPDGKHLAITLRGSMRETGVWDLAKNAWTKSGDGCQIDWNFDGSKLYRVNPTGNGGTAAPSEILWFTAKDGKQVEKVGFFGIPKNVKLMDLPGRRSHEYFPRLSPDGKWLVWGATDKGHDHDLFDYELYIWKIGEPVETATRITYNSGNDRWPDIWFGKVPVSAAPVAAKAVETAANATAAAIAGGVSDAKMDELIKAIDRLTDAVKALAPAK; from the coding sequence ATGATTATGAAAAAGTTTGTGTTGATTTCTGCGATTGGCTTTTTGGCCGCATCTGCTTTTGCTGCACAGGGCGCTCCGATGGGTGCATCTGTGGATCCGACTCCTGAAGAACAGAAGGCTCTCGATGCCCTGAAGGGTAAGCTCGAAGGGGCTATTGTCTGGTCTACGAGCCGTGCGAATTCTCTCCATGATATTTGGATTATGAATGCTGACGGAACGAATGCCCGTGCGCTGACCAAGAGCAATAATGTAGACTGGTTCCCGCGTGTCGCTCCAGATGGCTCGAAAGTGCTTTTTAACCGTAGCAAGGCTGGTTGGGTTCCTGAAAATGATGCAAATTACCCGGAAAAGTGGGATTTGTGGACTGTCGGTATTGACGGTACGAACGAAACGAAGATTGTCGAAAATGCAACTTGGGGCACTTGGCGCCCGGATGGCAAGTCCATTGTGTTTAGCCGTGCCGGCAAGGTCTTTACGATGGATCTCGCGAGCAAAAAGGAAACGCTTGTGCTTGATGGCGAAAAAGCGTTCAAGAAGGCTGGCGTGATTTTGCAGGAACCGAACATGAGTCCGGATGGCAAGCACCTCGCGATTACGCTTCGCGGTTCGATGCGAGAAACGGGCGTGTGGGATTTGGCTAAGAACGCCTGGACCAAGTCCGGCGACGGTTGCCAGATTGACTGGAATTTCGATGGCTCAAAGCTCTACCGTGTAAACCCCACGGGTAACGGTGGTACGGCTGCTCCGAGTGAAATTTTGTGGTTCACGGCTAAGGACGGCAAACAGGTAGAAAAGGTCGGCTTCTTTGGTATCCCGAAGAACGTGAAGCTGATGGACTTGCCGGGTCGTCGCAGTCATGAATACTTCCCGCGCCTCTCGCCGGATGGCAAGTGGCTTGTGTGGGGTGCAACCGACAAGGGCCACGACCACGATTTGTTCGACTACGAACTCTATATTTGGAAGATTGGCGAACCGGTTGAAACGGCAACGCGTATCACGTACAATAGTGGCAACGACCGCTGGCCGGATATCTGGTTTGGTAAGGTCCCGGTGAGCGCTGCTCCGGTTGCTGCAAAGGCTGTTGAAACGGCTGCAAATGCGACGGCTGCTGCCATTGCCGGTGGCGTAAGCGATGCCAAGATGGATGAACTTATCAAGGCTATTGACCGCTTGACCGATGCAGTGAAGGCGCTTGCTCCGGCGAAGTAA
- a CDS encoding TrmH family RNA methyltransferase: protein MKEPSKFKRLAELLRVIILQLGDDVPRARREFETYTEWLHLPESERLTGKNQAQMIDLYKTFRTRAGLGFERDVYLEQEPGDREVANEKPIQFAVLVHNLRSAFNVGSIIRSTDCFGLEGVHLSGYSCSPDHVTVKSAARGCQEWIPIKRWDSPFDCIKWHKENGYEIIALETGEDIPSINNVTWPAKGLIVLGNEELGIAPEIMAEATMKVTIPMAGRKASMNVAGAFAIMAFCLRSNAK from the coding sequence ATGAAAGAGCCCTCAAAATTCAAGAGGCTTGCTGAACTTTTACGAGTAATCATCTTGCAATTAGGCGACGATGTTCCCCGCGCCCGCCGTGAATTCGAGACCTACACCGAATGGCTCCACCTGCCCGAATCCGAGAGATTGACAGGCAAAAACCAAGCGCAAATGATTGACTTGTACAAGACGTTCCGCACCCGCGCAGGGCTTGGCTTTGAACGCGACGTGTACTTGGAACAGGAACCGGGTGACCGCGAAGTCGCAAACGAGAAGCCCATCCAATTCGCCGTGCTCGTGCACAATTTGCGCAGCGCATTCAACGTAGGTTCCATCATCCGCAGCACCGACTGTTTTGGGCTCGAAGGCGTGCACCTCAGCGGCTACAGCTGCAGCCCCGACCACGTGACCGTCAAAAGCGCAGCCCGTGGTTGCCAGGAATGGATCCCCATCAAGCGCTGGGACAGCCCATTCGACTGCATCAAATGGCACAAGGAAAACGGCTACGAAATCATCGCCCTTGAAACCGGCGAAGACATCCCGAGCATAAACAACGTAACATGGCCGGCAAAAGGGCTCATCGTCCTCGGCAACGAAGAACTCGGCATCGCCCCAGAAATCATGGCCGAAGCGACCATGAAAGTCACCATTCCGATGGCAGGTCGCAAAGCGAGCATGAACGTTGCCGGCGCATTCGCCATCATGGCATTCTGCCTCCGCAGTAACGCGAAATAA